From one Plantibacter flavus genomic stretch:
- a CDS encoding MarR family winged helix-turn-helix transcriptional regulator — protein sequence MDDETPDFSSTLQLLRWIAWAQRKAGEDWIRARELTHEQAFVLGYLVQHPGSIQRDIAEVSRTSAASVSSLLQGLERRALVERRAEAGNARTKRVFATQRGTDLIAGFETAMAEADDSILTPLDQSERDTLHALLTKLTAHLPQPTR from the coding sequence ATGGATGACGAGACGCCCGATTTCAGCAGCACACTCCAACTGCTCCGCTGGATCGCGTGGGCACAACGCAAAGCCGGCGAAGACTGGATCCGCGCTCGCGAACTCACGCACGAGCAGGCCTTCGTCCTCGGGTACCTCGTCCAGCATCCAGGCTCCATCCAACGCGACATCGCCGAGGTGAGCCGGACGAGCGCCGCCAGCGTCTCGAGTCTTCTGCAGGGACTCGAACGCCGAGCGCTCGTGGAACGACGCGCCGAAGCGGGGAACGCCCGCACCAAGCGGGTCTTCGCCACGCAGCGCGGCACCGACCTGATCGCCGGGTTCGAGACCGCGATGGCCGAGGCCGACGACAGCATCCTCACCCCGTTGGACCAGAGCGAACGCGACACCCTGCACGCTCTGCTCACGAAGCTCACGGCGCACCTGCCGCAGCCGACCCGCTGA
- a CDS encoding transglutaminaseTgpA domain-containing protein, with translation MSVAEDRRAAAAARGRVSSRGGVPAGVRPGVGSSNPRRPSLGGTSGGSWSGGAGGRREDPRDTANVGDLRLGLAAFLLLATGGLGFGRVLDALDWWFVTNLVIAIVLATAILLRRTRLPAVFVWLGAGIAWLLTITLFFASETAIIGIVPTPTTLGAFERLRDAGFQTFHDGSAPLDTDAGVVFVMAAGGSLVALAVAWLVLGRHAPVLAAVLVFAVYAGPTVAVSFPLDPWVFALVALSFLWLLREDVRRREVLRALASARAAGDGRGAGPSAMTGAGRFGGLGPAVLVSAVAVVVALLTPAVLPDLAVRDVTAGARGSGPFVNGINPLISLGQSLRRPANTTALEYTTTADEPPYLKVTDLNEFTGTVWGPDNSGYNDGNTLDAFPAPAGLSEAIPVETFETTVTVDSLSSPWLPLPYPTQQVDGLRGDWRFEAAGLTAMAERGSTRGQTYTATSTAILPTAQQMRDVPPVADPASAAPYLELPDDLPQIIRDTAADVTATASTDYDRAIALQRYFRSTFEYSESAPVEEGFDGSGAEVIATFLERKAGYCIHFSSAMAVMSRVLGIPARIAIGYLPGTTIDNTPANRDTYIVTSDQLHAWPELYFEGVGWVPFEPTASRGVVTQFSDASTATPGSGSVSPDSRPAPTAAPTPTPTADALGGPTSTRSDGAFTAALVPLAILLGVLVLLATPSIARGLRRAAGRRRALGDGTSAGWAWAEFLDTARDLGFPVTSAESPRGFASRLRGQFRIESPAVDRLVAAVERESYAPSAGERRDIGGDPRVGSSAGGAASAGSVDAVLDDAKAALRSASQPLERVLAAVLPRSLVLRRDQRVDWRPPAAS, from the coding sequence ATGTCCGTCGCTGAGGATCGCCGCGCGGCGGCCGCCGCCCGTGGCCGAGTGTCGTCTCGCGGAGGCGTGCCGGCGGGGGTCCGTCCTGGTGTCGGCTCGTCGAACCCACGGCGACCGTCCCTCGGCGGAACCAGTGGCGGCTCCTGGTCGGGAGGCGCCGGCGGACGCAGAGAGGACCCGCGCGACACCGCGAACGTCGGCGACCTGCGTCTGGGACTCGCCGCCTTCCTGCTCCTCGCGACGGGTGGCCTCGGATTCGGGCGGGTGCTCGACGCGCTCGACTGGTGGTTCGTCACGAACCTCGTCATCGCGATCGTCCTCGCCACGGCGATCCTCCTCCGCCGCACGAGACTGCCGGCGGTGTTCGTGTGGCTCGGCGCCGGCATCGCATGGCTGCTGACGATCACGCTGTTCTTCGCCAGTGAGACGGCGATCATCGGCATCGTCCCGACCCCGACGACGCTCGGCGCCTTCGAGCGATTGCGTGACGCCGGGTTCCAGACCTTCCACGACGGCTCGGCCCCACTCGACACCGACGCCGGCGTGGTCTTCGTCATGGCCGCGGGCGGCAGCCTCGTCGCGCTGGCGGTCGCGTGGCTCGTGCTCGGCCGCCACGCACCGGTGCTCGCGGCCGTCCTCGTCTTCGCCGTGTACGCCGGGCCGACGGTCGCCGTGTCGTTCCCGCTCGATCCGTGGGTGTTCGCGCTCGTCGCCCTCTCCTTCCTCTGGCTGCTCCGCGAGGACGTCCGGCGCCGCGAGGTGCTGCGAGCGCTCGCCTCGGCCCGGGCTGCCGGCGACGGACGCGGCGCCGGACCGTCGGCGATGACCGGTGCCGGTCGCTTCGGAGGCCTCGGTCCGGCCGTCCTCGTCAGTGCCGTCGCGGTGGTCGTCGCGCTCCTCACACCGGCCGTGCTCCCGGACCTCGCCGTCCGGGACGTGACCGCCGGCGCCCGCGGGAGCGGTCCGTTCGTGAACGGCATCAACCCGCTCATCTCACTCGGCCAGAGTCTGCGGCGCCCCGCGAACACCACCGCGCTCGAGTACACGACCACCGCGGACGAACCGCCGTACCTCAAGGTCACCGATCTCAACGAGTTCACCGGCACCGTCTGGGGACCGGACAACTCGGGCTACAACGACGGCAACACGCTCGACGCCTTCCCCGCGCCGGCCGGACTCAGCGAGGCGATCCCGGTGGAGACCTTCGAGACGACGGTCACGGTGGACTCGCTGTCGAGCCCGTGGCTGCCGTTGCCGTATCCGACGCAGCAGGTCGACGGGCTCCGCGGTGATTGGCGGTTCGAGGCCGCCGGGCTGACGGCGATGGCGGAGCGTGGATCCACCCGCGGGCAGACCTACACGGCGACGAGTACCGCGATCCTGCCGACCGCACAGCAGATGCGCGACGTCCCGCCGGTCGCCGACCCGGCGTCAGCCGCCCCCTATCTCGAGCTGCCCGACGACCTGCCGCAGATCATCCGTGACACCGCTGCGGACGTGACGGCGACCGCCTCCACCGACTACGACCGCGCGATCGCCCTGCAGCGCTACTTCCGCAGCACCTTCGAGTACTCGGAGTCGGCACCCGTCGAGGAGGGCTTCGACGGCAGCGGCGCCGAGGTCATCGCGACGTTCCTGGAGCGCAAGGCCGGCTATTGCATCCACTTCTCGTCCGCGATGGCCGTGATGTCGCGCGTCCTCGGCATCCCCGCGCGCATCGCCATCGGGTACCTGCCGGGCACGACGATCGACAACACCCCGGCGAACCGCGACACCTACATCGTCACCTCGGACCAGTTGCACGCCTGGCCGGAGCTGTACTTCGAGGGCGTGGGCTGGGTGCCGTTCGAGCCGACGGCCAGCCGCGGGGTCGTGACGCAGTTCAGCGACGCGAGCACGGCGACGCCCGGCAGCGGATCGGTGAGTCCCGACAGCCGTCCGGCTCCGACCGCGGCGCCGACCCCCACCCCCACCGCGGACGCGCTCGGCGGACCGACCTCGACCCGGTCCGACGGGGCGTTCACCGCCGCCCTCGTCCCGCTCGCGATCCTGCTCGGCGTGCTCGTGCTGCTCGCCACCCCGTCGATCGCCCGGGGTCTCCGGCGTGCGGCCGGGCGTCGGCGTGCACTGGGCGACGGGACCTCGGCGGGCTGGGCCTGGGCGGAGTTCCTCGACACCGCCCGCGACCTCGGTTTCCCCGTGACGTCGGCGGAGTCACCCCGTGGGTTCGCGTCGAGGCTGCGCGGGCAGTTCCGGATCGAGTCACCGGCCGTCGACCGGCTCGTGGCGGCGGTCGAGCGGGAGAGCTATGCGCCGAGTGCTGGAGAGCGACGCGACATCGGGGGCGATCCCCGGGTCGGTTCCTCGGCTGGTGGTGCGGCGAGCGCCGGTTCGGTCGACGCGGTGTTGGATGACGCGAAGGCGGCCCTGCGGTCGGCGAGTCAACCGCTCGAACGCGTGCTCGCGGCAGTCCTCCCCCGGTCGCTCGTGCTGCGGCGTGATCAACGGGTCGACTGGCGGCCGCCTGCCGCGAGCTGA